The following proteins are encoded in a genomic region of Amia ocellicauda isolate fAmiCal2 chromosome 6, fAmiCal2.hap1, whole genome shotgun sequence:
- the pla1a gene encoding phospholipase A1 member A isoform X2 yields MACIGRKVLSFFGVLMLCAHFNAGAENATVSNCAAFGTTTWKEYRQDKTLQIQYLLFNRQGMSCGKVMSPEAVKNISSSYYTASLPTKIIIHGFRALGSKPSWIQNLVQALLTATDANVLVVDWIHAASFAYNRVVNNYQEVALEISHLIKELINIGSKKESIHLIGVSVGAHVAGYVGTLFGGRLGRITGLDAAGPMFKHARTFNRLDHTDALFVEAIHTDSDNFGISIPVGHVNFFLNGGNDQPGCTRSSFSTMYDYLICDHMRAVYVYISALNGSCPLMGFPCDNYERFVSGSCLDCKVPFNGSCPQIGLPENNWIKVTPPENENLFLMTTAAAPFCTHHFLLELEITPLKKSTEVLVTLRSERNSDTQDKIKLQSNVPSLKKVTSHPAALCNIDSIELKTSSRFFPRKEITIHKICITQLPYGSGKEEPLCVEDIVLRRNAPWSHDFVHLCTTSNMEI; encoded by the exons ATGGCTTGTATCGGGAGAAAAGTTCTGTCCTTCTTTGGCGTGTTGATGCTCTGTGCTCATTTTAATGCAG GGGCTGAGAATGCCACCGTGTCCAACTGTGCCGCCTTTGGGACCACCACTTGGAAGGAATATCGGCAGGACAAGACACTGCAGATCCAGTACCTGCTCTTCAACCGCCAGGGCATGAGCTGTGGCAAGGTTATGAGCCCCGAGGCAGTTAAGAACATCAGCTCCTCTTACTACACAGCCTCTCTCCCCACCAAAATCATCATCCATGGTTTCAG GGCTTTGGGAAGCAAACCCTCCTGGATTCAAAACCTGGTCCAAGCTCTCTTGACTGCAACTGATGCAAACGTGCTGGTAGTGGACTGGATCCACGCAGCTTCTTTTGCCTATAACAGGGTGGTGAACAACTATCAAGAGGTGGCATTAGAAATCTCACATCTCATCAAAGAGCTTATT AATATTGGAAGCAAGAAGGAGTCGATTCACCTGATCGGGGTCAGTGTAGGGGCACATGTTGCAGGATATGTGGGGACACTCTTTGGTGGAAGGCTTGGCAGAATAACAG GCCTGGATGCAGCTGGCCCCATGTTTAAACATGCAAGAACTTTCAACCGGCTGGATCACACCGACGCGCTCTTTGTGGAGGCTATTCACACTGACTCAGACA ATTTCGGGATATCCATCCCCGTTGGACATGTCAATTTTTTCCTCAATGGAGGGAATGACCAGCCCGGCTGTACCCGATCCAGCTTCTCAACAA TGTATGACTATCTGATCTGTGACCACATGAGGGCCGTGTACGTCTACATCAGCGCTTTGAACGGCTCCTGTCCGCTGATGGGCTTCCCGTGTGACAACTATGAACGATTTGTCAGTGGAAGCTGTCTGGATTGCAAAGTACCATTCAACGGCTCCTGCCCTCAGATAG GGCTCCCTGAAAATAACTGGATCAAAGTCACCCCACCGGAAAATGAAAACCTTTTCCTGATGACAACAGCTGCAGCACCTTTCTGTA CCCATCACTTTCTCCTGGAGCTGGAAATTACGCCACTGAAGAAGAGCACTGAGGTCTTAGTGACTCTGAGAAGTGAGAGGAACAGTGACACGCAAGACAAAATCAAACT GCAATCAAATGTGCCCAGTTTAAAAAAAGTGACATCCCACCCTGCTGCCCTTTGTAATATAGACTCCATTGAGTTGAAGACATCTTCACGGTTCTTTCCTAGGAAAGAAATAACCATTCACAAAATCTGCATCACTCAACTTCCATATGGAAG TGGGAAGGAGGAACCTTTATGTGTGGAGGATATAGTGCTCCGAAGAAATGCTCCATGGTCCCATGACTTTGTGCATCTGTGTACCACCAGCAACATGGAAATCTAG
- the pla1a gene encoding phospholipase A1 member A isoform X3 yields the protein MSCGKVMSPEAVKNISSSYYTASLPTKIIIHGFRALGSKPSWIQNLVQALLTATDANVLVVDWIHAASFAYNRVVNNYQEVALEISHLIKELINIGSKKESIHLIGVSVGAHVAGYVGTLFGGRLGRITGLDAAGPMFKHARTFNRLDHTDALFVEAIHTDSDNFGISIPVGHVNFFLNGGNDQPGCTRSSFSTIFLYFPVYDYLICDHMRAVYVYISALNGSCPLMGFPCDNYERFVSGSCLDCKVPFNGSCPQIGLPENNWIKVTPPENENLFLMTTAAAPFCTHHFLLELEITPLKKSTEVLVTLRSERNSDTQDKIKLQSNVPSLKKVTSHPAALCNIDSIELKTSSRFFPRKEITIHKICITQLPYGSGKEEPLCVEDIVLRRNAPWSHDFVHLCTTSNMEI from the exons ATGAGCTGTGGCAAGGTTATGAGCCCCGAGGCAGTTAAGAACATCAGCTCCTCTTACTACACAGCCTCTCTCCCCACCAAAATCATCATCCATGGTTTCAG GGCTTTGGGAAGCAAACCCTCCTGGATTCAAAACCTGGTCCAAGCTCTCTTGACTGCAACTGATGCAAACGTGCTGGTAGTGGACTGGATCCACGCAGCTTCTTTTGCCTATAACAGGGTGGTGAACAACTATCAAGAGGTGGCATTAGAAATCTCACATCTCATCAAAGAGCTTATT AATATTGGAAGCAAGAAGGAGTCGATTCACCTGATCGGGGTCAGTGTAGGGGCACATGTTGCAGGATATGTGGGGACACTCTTTGGTGGAAGGCTTGGCAGAATAACAG GCCTGGATGCAGCTGGCCCCATGTTTAAACATGCAAGAACTTTCAACCGGCTGGATCACACCGACGCGCTCTTTGTGGAGGCTATTCACACTGACTCAGACA ATTTCGGGATATCCATCCCCGTTGGACATGTCAATTTTTTCCTCAATGGAGGGAATGACCAGCCCGGCTGTACCCGATCCAGCTTCTCAACAA TTTTCCTCTACTTCCCAGTGTATGACTATCTGATCTGTGACCACATGAGGGCCGTGTACGTCTACATCAGCGCTTTGAACGGCTCCTGTCCGCTGATGGGCTTCCCGTGTGACAACTATGAACGATTTGTCAGTGGAAGCTGTCTGGATTGCAAAGTACCATTCAACGGCTCCTGCCCTCAGATAG GGCTCCCTGAAAATAACTGGATCAAAGTCACCCCACCGGAAAATGAAAACCTTTTCCTGATGACAACAGCTGCAGCACCTTTCTGTA CCCATCACTTTCTCCTGGAGCTGGAAATTACGCCACTGAAGAAGAGCACTGAGGTCTTAGTGACTCTGAGAAGTGAGAGGAACAGTGACACGCAAGACAAAATCAAACT GCAATCAAATGTGCCCAGTTTAAAAAAAGTGACATCCCACCCTGCTGCCCTTTGTAATATAGACTCCATTGAGTTGAAGACATCTTCACGGTTCTTTCCTAGGAAAGAAATAACCATTCACAAAATCTGCATCACTCAACTTCCATATGGAAG TGGGAAGGAGGAACCTTTATGTGTGGAGGATATAGTGCTCCGAAGAAATGCTCCATGGTCCCATGACTTTGTGCATCTGTGTACCACCAGCAACATGGAAATCTAG
- the pla1a gene encoding phospholipase A1 member A isoform X1 codes for MACIGRKVLSFFGVLMLCAHFNAGAENATVSNCAAFGTTTWKEYRQDKTLQIQYLLFNRQGMSCGKVMSPEAVKNISSSYYTASLPTKIIIHGFRALGSKPSWIQNLVQALLTATDANVLVVDWIHAASFAYNRVVNNYQEVALEISHLIKELINIGSKKESIHLIGVSVGAHVAGYVGTLFGGRLGRITGLDAAGPMFKHARTFNRLDHTDALFVEAIHTDSDNFGISIPVGHVNFFLNGGNDQPGCTRSSFSTIFLYFPVYDYLICDHMRAVYVYISALNGSCPLMGFPCDNYERFVSGSCLDCKVPFNGSCPQIGLPENNWIKVTPPENENLFLMTTAAAPFCTHHFLLELEITPLKKSTEVLVTLRSERNSDTQDKIKLQSNVPSLKKVTSHPAALCNIDSIELKTSSRFFPRKEITIHKICITQLPYGSGKEEPLCVEDIVLRRNAPWSHDFVHLCTTSNMEI; via the exons ATGGCTTGTATCGGGAGAAAAGTTCTGTCCTTCTTTGGCGTGTTGATGCTCTGTGCTCATTTTAATGCAG GGGCTGAGAATGCCACCGTGTCCAACTGTGCCGCCTTTGGGACCACCACTTGGAAGGAATATCGGCAGGACAAGACACTGCAGATCCAGTACCTGCTCTTCAACCGCCAGGGCATGAGCTGTGGCAAGGTTATGAGCCCCGAGGCAGTTAAGAACATCAGCTCCTCTTACTACACAGCCTCTCTCCCCACCAAAATCATCATCCATGGTTTCAG GGCTTTGGGAAGCAAACCCTCCTGGATTCAAAACCTGGTCCAAGCTCTCTTGACTGCAACTGATGCAAACGTGCTGGTAGTGGACTGGATCCACGCAGCTTCTTTTGCCTATAACAGGGTGGTGAACAACTATCAAGAGGTGGCATTAGAAATCTCACATCTCATCAAAGAGCTTATT AATATTGGAAGCAAGAAGGAGTCGATTCACCTGATCGGGGTCAGTGTAGGGGCACATGTTGCAGGATATGTGGGGACACTCTTTGGTGGAAGGCTTGGCAGAATAACAG GCCTGGATGCAGCTGGCCCCATGTTTAAACATGCAAGAACTTTCAACCGGCTGGATCACACCGACGCGCTCTTTGTGGAGGCTATTCACACTGACTCAGACA ATTTCGGGATATCCATCCCCGTTGGACATGTCAATTTTTTCCTCAATGGAGGGAATGACCAGCCCGGCTGTACCCGATCCAGCTTCTCAACAA TTTTCCTCTACTTCCCAGTGTATGACTATCTGATCTGTGACCACATGAGGGCCGTGTACGTCTACATCAGCGCTTTGAACGGCTCCTGTCCGCTGATGGGCTTCCCGTGTGACAACTATGAACGATTTGTCAGTGGAAGCTGTCTGGATTGCAAAGTACCATTCAACGGCTCCTGCCCTCAGATAG GGCTCCCTGAAAATAACTGGATCAAAGTCACCCCACCGGAAAATGAAAACCTTTTCCTGATGACAACAGCTGCAGCACCTTTCTGTA CCCATCACTTTCTCCTGGAGCTGGAAATTACGCCACTGAAGAAGAGCACTGAGGTCTTAGTGACTCTGAGAAGTGAGAGGAACAGTGACACGCAAGACAAAATCAAACT GCAATCAAATGTGCCCAGTTTAAAAAAAGTGACATCCCACCCTGCTGCCCTTTGTAATATAGACTCCATTGAGTTGAAGACATCTTCACGGTTCTTTCCTAGGAAAGAAATAACCATTCACAAAATCTGCATCACTCAACTTCCATATGGAAG TGGGAAGGAGGAACCTTTATGTGTGGAGGATATAGTGCTCCGAAGAAATGCTCCATGGTCCCATGACTTTGTGCATCTGTGTACCACCAGCAACATGGAAATCTAG
- the hsd3b1 gene encoding hydroxy-delta-5-steroid dehydrogenase, 3 beta- and steroid delta-isomerase 1, protein MSLAGEVCLITGACGFLGERIIKLLLEEEELTEIRLLDRDIKPDLITSLKESQGHTKLTVFEGDIRDPELLRKSCHGATLVFHTASIIDVIGLVEETELHGVNVKGTQLLLEACIQENVRSFIYTSSIEVAGPNPQGDPIINGTEDTRYSCCLKFPYSKTKFQAEQLTLQTNGEFLRSGDKIATCALRPMYIYGEGCKFLVGHMENGMRNGDVLLRTSTKEAVVNPVYVGNVAWAHVLAAKALKDPKKRAAIGGSFYFISDDTPHMSYSDFNHEVMKPLGFGIQGRLSLPLPLLFFISFLLEMAQVLLSPFLKFNPPMNRQLLTMLNTQFTFTYGKAQRDLDYTPRYCWEDAKTWTTDWLASVLPKQREIVRAPKHP, encoded by the exons ATGTCTCTTGCTGGCGAAGTGTGCCTCATCACTGGGGCTTGTGGCTTCCTGGGGGAGAGAATTATCAAGCTTCTGTTGGAAGAAGAGGAACTCACGGAGATTCGGCTCCTTGATAGGGATATCAAGCCTGATCTCATCACATCTCTGAAAG AATCCCAAGGTCACACCAAATTGACTGTGTTTGAGGGGGACATCAGGGACCCAGAGCTTCTGAGGAAATCATGTCATGGAGCCACTCTTGTATTCCACACGGCTTCTATCATTGATGTCATAGGATTGGTGGAGGAAACTGAACTACATGGAGTTAATGTAAAAG GTACTCAGCTTTTGCTGGAGGCTTGCATCCAAGAGAATGTGAGGTCTTTCATCTACACCAGCAGTATTGAGGTGGCTGGCCCCAACCCACAGGGTGACCCTATTATCAATGGCACTGAAGACACACGCTACTCCTGCTGCCTGAAATTCCCCTACAGTAAGACCAAGTTCCAGGCTGAACAGTTGACTCTGCAGACCAATGGAGAATTTCTCCGCAGTGGAGACAAAATAGCAACCTGTGCCTTGCGTCCCATGTATATTTATGGTGAGGGTTGCAAATTCCTTGTGGGCCACATGGAGAATGGAATGAGAAATGGCGACGTGTTACTGCGCACCTCAACAAAGGAGGCTGTGGTGAACCCTGTGTATGTAGGGAATGTGGCTTGGGCCCATGTCTTAGCAGCCAAAGCCCTGAAGGACCCTAAAAAAAGAGCAGCGATCGGGGGCAGTTTCTATTTCATCTCGGACGACACCCCCCACATGAGCTACTCGGATTTCAATCATGAAGTTATGAAGCCTCTGGGATTTGGGATTCAGGGTAGGCTCTCCCTGCCTCTGCCTCTGCTCTTCTTTATATCCTTCCTCTTGGAGATGGCTCAAGTGCTGCTGAGCCCCTTCTTGAAGTTCAACCCGCCAATGAACCGCCAGTTGCTCACCATGCTCAACACGCAGTTCACCTTCACCTATGGAAAGGCTCAACGGGACCTGGACTACACCCCGCGCTACTGCTGGGAGGACGCCAAGACCTGGACCACGGACTGGTTGGCGTCTGTCCTGCCCAAGCAACGAGAAATTGTGAGAGCTCCCAAACACCCTTGA
- the LOC136751148 gene encoding kelch-like protein 9, protein MMGNCAEEEKLCRKLSRVCSRGQLRDTKPPVPQKPNTRVFTSAAHGSALLQGLEHFRSAETLCDVALVPGDGDESFAVHRIVMASSSDYFKAMFTGGMKEQDLKTIKLHGLSRVGLKNIIDFIYTAKVALTMHNLQDTLEAASFLQVMPVLDFCKELLSSEVTIENCVEVGRIASDFHLEEVETCINEFVRNNFLTLVKSGKYLQLSEHSMTHALSSDSLKNFSEMELYQITCSWVKHHPDRKVHTYSLMKNIRFPLMSPNELLQISQEDLSLRADTACVNLLLEASNYQMMPYMQPIMQTERTRIRCDTNYLVTLGGVMRQQLVVSKELRLYDEDTQTWKALKPMDVPRYQHGIAVIGNFLYIVGGQSNYDTKGKTAVDSVYRYDPRFNKWLQVASLNEKRTFFHLSALKGKLYAVGGRNSTGEIASVECYDLCKNEWTFVSPMGEPHYGHAGTVYGDLMYVSGGITRDTFQKELTCYDPDTDTWSRRADMCTIRGLHCMCSIEDRLYVIGGNHFRGTNDYDDVLSSEYYCPGTDQWTAIAPMLRGQSDVGVAVFKGKIYVIGGYSWNSRCMVEIVQCYDPEEDEWKKVFDVLEPLGGIRACSLTVQAPETSVETQIQECPLSTKT, encoded by the exons ATGATGGG GAACTGTGCTGAAGAGGAGAAGCTGTGTCGCAAGCTGTCCAGAGTGTGCAGCAGGGGCCAGCTGAGAGACACCAAGCCCCCGGTCCCGCAGAAGCCCAACACCAGGGTATTCACCAGTGCAGCTCACGGCTCTGCCCTCCTACAG GGCTTGGAACATTTCCGCTCTGCTGAAACGCTGTGTGACGTGGCTCTGGTGCCAGGAGATGGAGATGAGTCGTTTGCAGTCCATAGGATAGTGATGGCCTCGTCCAGTGACTACTTTAAGGCAATGTTCACAG GTGGAATGAAAGAACAAGATTTGAAAACCATCAAGCTTCATGGGCTCAGCAGAGTGGGACTGAAGAACATCATAGACTTCATCTACACAGCTAAGGTGGCTCTGACCATGCACAACCTGCAGGATACCCTGGAGGCTGCCAGCTTCCTGCAGGTCATGCCAGTGCTGGACTTCTGTAAGGAGCTCCTGAGCAGTGAG GTGACTATAGAAAACTGTGTGGAAGTGGGCAGAATTGCTAGCGACTTCCATCTGGAGGAAGTAGAGACCTGCATCAACGAGTTTGTTCGAAATAACTTCTTGACTCTGGTGAAGTCGGGGAAGTACCTGCAGCTCTCTGAGCACAGCATGACCCATGCACTGTCCAGTGACAGCCTGAAGAACTTCTCTGAGATGGAGCTGTACCAAATCACCTGCTCCTGGGTCAAGCACCACCCCGACCGCAAGGTGCACACCTACAGTCTGATGAAGAACATCCGCTTCCCTCTCATGAGCCCAAATGAGCTGCTGCAGATCTCCCAGGAGGACTTGTCTCTGAGGGCTGACACGGCCTGCGTCAACCTCCTCTTGGAAGCCAGCAACTACCAGATGATGCCTTACATGCAGCCCATCATGCAGACGGAAAGGACACGCATCCGCTGTGACACCAACTATCTTGTCACCTTAGGGGGAGTAATGCGGCAACAGCTGGTGGTTAGCAAGGAACTGCGCTTGTATGATGAGGACACCCAGACCTGGAAAGCCCTGAAGCCCATGGACGTGCCAAGGTACCAACATGGCATTGCTGTAATTGGAAACTTCCTTTACATTGTGGGGGGCCAGAGCAACTATGATACTAAGGGCAAGACAGCAGTCGACAGTGTTTACCGGTATGACCCTCGCTTCAACAAGTGGCTGCAGGTTGCTTCCCTGAATGAAAAAAGGACCTTCTTCCACCTGAGTGCCTTGAAGGGAAAACTCTATGCTGTGGGAGGGAGGAACTCTACAGGCGAGATTG CCAGTGTGGAATGCTACGACCTCTGTAAAAACGAGTGGACATTTGTGTCTCCGATGGGAGAACCTCACTATGGCCATGCAGGAACTGTTTATGGGGATTTAATGTATGTCTCTG GGGGAATCACTCGAGACACCTTTCAGAAGGAGCTAACATGCTACGATCCTGACACGGACACCTGGAGCCGCAGAGCTGACATGTGTACCATCCGGGggctgcattgcatgtgctccATTGAGGACCGCCTCTACGTCATCGGAGGGAACCACTTCCGAGGCACCAATGACTACGATGACGTGCTGAGCTCTGAGTACTATTGCCCAGGCACAGACCAGTGGACCGCCATCGCGCCCATGCTGCGGGGCCAGAGCGACGTAGGCGTGGCCGTTTTCAAGGGCAAGATCTATGTGATCGGGGGGTACTCCTGGAACAGCCGCTGCATGGTGGAGATAGTGCAGTGCTATGACCCTGAGGAGGACGAatggaaaaaagtgtttgatGTGCTGGAGCCTCTCGGTGGGATCCGGGCCTGCTCACTGACTGTACAGGCACCTGAAACCTCTGTGGAGACTCAGATCCAAGAGTGTCCGCTTTCGACCAAAACCTGA